A genome region from Baekduia alba includes the following:
- the hypF gene encoding carbamoyltransferase HypF — protein MSAAPASTGRRRVRGHVEGTVQGVGFRPYVHRLARELGLTGTVGNDAHGVVLEVEGEGRAVAAFLRRLPVEAPPLAHVDGVRVHDVAPIDQDSFAIVESARGGAPDALVVPDAATCDACLAELRDPADRRHRHAFISCTHCGPRFTIVRGVPYDRPLTTMAGFPMCAACRAEYEDPADRRFHAQPIACPDCGPRLALLGADVGDAVDAAAAAAALLRAGAIVAVKGIGGYHLACRADDERAVAALRARKHREDKPFALMAADVAGARALVVLDEDEERLLRGPARPIVLAARRAGAPAAPAVAPHRRELGVMLPYAPLHHLLLADAGGPLVLTSGNVSDEPIAYRDADARERLAPIADAFLAHDRPIHMRTDDGVVRVAVGRPRVLRRSRGHVPSHLPLPGGDEAPPLLACGAELKSTFCVARDGRAWVSHHLGDLQDAATRASFVDGVAHFERLFAVAPELVVHDLHPGYASTAYALEREGVATLGVQHHHAHLAACLAEHGLDGPAVGAIYDGSGYGADATVWGGELLVGDARDFTRAGHLLAVPLPGGDRAVAEPWRMACAWLAAVEDDVEVPALPAALARHVTPRRWADVARLARSGLAAPPTTSAGRLLDAVAALCGVRATVSYEGQAAIELEAVADRAQRRAYPLEVGDDLVLDARPTIRAVRDDLAAGAAVPVVSARTHNALAVATAEACARAAGRAGTDMVVLSGGVFQNRLLLEGCHADLTRRGLRVLHPERLPCNDGGIAFGQAAVAAVGRAG, from the coding sequence ATGAGCGCGGCGCCCGCGAGCACCGGGCGCCGGCGCGTGCGCGGCCACGTCGAGGGCACCGTCCAGGGCGTCGGCTTCCGGCCCTACGTGCACCGGCTGGCGCGCGAGCTCGGGCTGACCGGGACCGTCGGCAACGACGCGCACGGCGTCGTGCTGGAGGTCGAGGGCGAGGGCCGCGCGGTCGCCGCGTTCCTGCGCCGGCTGCCGGTCGAGGCGCCGCCGCTGGCCCACGTCGACGGCGTTCGCGTCCACGACGTGGCGCCTATCGATCAGGATTCCTTCGCGATCGTGGAGAGCGCGCGGGGCGGCGCGCCCGACGCGCTCGTCGTCCCCGACGCCGCGACCTGCGACGCATGCCTGGCCGAGCTGCGCGACCCGGCCGACCGCCGCCACCGCCACGCGTTCATCTCCTGCACGCACTGCGGCCCGCGCTTCACGATCGTGCGCGGCGTGCCCTACGACCGGCCGCTGACGACGATGGCCGGCTTCCCGATGTGCGCGGCGTGCCGGGCCGAGTACGAGGATCCGGCCGACCGGCGCTTCCACGCGCAGCCGATCGCGTGCCCGGACTGCGGGCCGCGGCTGGCGCTGCTCGGGGCCGACGTCGGCGACGCGGTCGACGCGGCGGCGGCCGCGGCGGCGCTGCTGCGGGCCGGCGCGATCGTCGCGGTCAAGGGCATCGGCGGCTACCACCTCGCGTGCCGCGCCGACGACGAGCGCGCGGTCGCCGCGCTGCGGGCCCGCAAGCACCGCGAGGACAAGCCGTTCGCGCTGATGGCCGCCGACGTCGCCGGCGCCCGGGCGCTGGTCGTGCTGGACGAGGACGAGGAGCGCCTGCTGCGCGGGCCCGCGCGGCCGATCGTCCTGGCCGCGCGTCGCGCCGGCGCGCCGGCGGCCCCGGCCGTCGCGCCGCATCGCCGCGAGCTCGGCGTGATGCTGCCCTACGCGCCGCTGCACCACCTGCTGCTCGCCGACGCCGGCGGCCCGCTCGTGCTGACCAGCGGCAACGTCTCCGACGAGCCGATCGCCTACCGCGACGCCGACGCGCGCGAGCGGCTCGCCCCGATCGCCGACGCGTTCCTGGCCCACGACCGCCCGATCCACATGCGCACCGACGACGGCGTCGTGCGGGTGGCGGTGGGCCGGCCGCGCGTGCTGCGCCGCTCGCGTGGCCACGTCCCTTCGCACCTGCCGCTGCCGGGCGGGGACGAGGCGCCGCCGCTGCTGGCCTGCGGCGCCGAGCTGAAGAGCACGTTCTGCGTCGCCCGCGACGGCCGCGCGTGGGTCAGCCACCACCTCGGCGACCTCCAGGACGCGGCGACGCGGGCGTCGTTCGTCGACGGCGTCGCGCACTTCGAGCGCCTGTTCGCCGTGGCGCCGGAGCTGGTCGTCCACGACCTCCATCCCGGCTACGCGTCCACGGCCTACGCGCTGGAGCGCGAGGGCGTCGCGACGCTCGGCGTCCAACACCATCACGCCCACCTGGCCGCGTGTCTGGCCGAGCACGGGCTCGACGGGCCGGCCGTCGGCGCGATCTACGACGGCAGCGGCTACGGCGCCGACGCGACGGTGTGGGGCGGCGAGCTGCTCGTCGGCGACGCGCGCGACTTCACGCGCGCGGGACATCTGCTCGCGGTGCCGCTGCCGGGCGGCGACCGCGCCGTGGCCGAGCCGTGGCGGATGGCGTGCGCCTGGCTGGCGGCGGTCGAGGACGACGTGGAGGTCCCGGCGCTCCCGGCCGCGCTGGCGCGCCACGTGACGCCGCGCCGCTGGGCCGACGTCGCGCGGCTGGCGCGCAGCGGGCTCGCGGCGCCGCCGACGACCAGCGCCGGGCGCCTGCTCGACGCGGTCGCCGCGCTCTGCGGCGTGCGGGCGACGGTGAGCTACGAGGGCCAGGCCGCGATCGAGCTGGAGGCGGTCGCCGATCGCGCCCAGCGGCGCGCCTATCCGCTGGAGGTCGGCGACGACCTCGTCCTCGACGCGCGCCCGACGATCCGCGCAGTGCGCGACGACCTCGCCGCCGGCGCGGCGGTGCCGGTCGTCTCCGCGCGGACGCACAACGCGCTGGCCGTGGCCACGGCGGAGGCGTGCGCGCGCGCCGCCGGCCGCGCGGGGACCGACATGGTGGTCTTGTCCGGCGGCGTGTTCCAGAACCGCCTGCTGCTGGAGGGCTGCCACGCCGACCTCACCCGGCGCGGCCTGCGCGTCCTGCATCCCGAGCGCCTGCCGTGCAACGACGGCGGCATCGCCTTCGGCCAGGCGGCGGTCGCCGCCGTGGGCCGCGCGGGCTGA
- a CDS encoding nickel-dependent hydrogenase large subunit, whose translation MATVESPTDQKVTVKEMAWDPVTRIVGSLGIHTEIDFTNQQVLKCYSTSMLFRGFDIFMKGIDPRDAHFITSRICGICGDNHCTCSCLNQNMAYSVKPPKLGDYAFNLAESADFMFDHAIYNDCMANVDYSEQMVKETNPAVLAKAETTAAPHADVHGYKTIADIMRALNAFTGDFYLETLQVARYTREMYCLFGGRHTHPSTILPGGCSANITQQTCTEYYVRLMRYMDYCKRSIPMHDDLYDFFYEALPGYERVGYRDTDIICWGCFDDPDYVDYDYKTMTEWGRRRFVTPGLVFKGELITTDLVEINLAIRILLGSSYFDDWGAEETFVTKDPLGNPVDKRHPWNKVTLPKPQARDWADKYSWVASPRMYDARNETYVASDTGGGPFARQWVTAKAGLVDLGFLKATGESIKMVLPKTGFMPEMELEWKIPPWSNAIERQRARSYHQAYSALVGLHCLEKAQAEIRAGRTKSWSDFTVPDETISVGFHEAARGVLSHHMVIREGKIANYQPYPPTPWNGNPRDTYGTPGPYEDAVQNTPIFEENGPDNFKGVDIMRAVHSFDPCLPCGVHMYGKGNGTVRKVVHTPTGMC comes from the coding sequence ATGGCCACCGTCGAATCACCCACCGATCAGAAGGTCACCGTCAAGGAGATGGCCTGGGATCCGGTGACCCGCATCGTCGGGTCGCTCGGCATCCACACCGAGATCGACTTCACCAACCAGCAGGTGCTGAAGTGCTACTCGACGTCGATGCTGTTCCGCGGCTTCGACATCTTCATGAAGGGCATCGACCCGCGCGACGCGCACTTCATCACGAGCCGGATCTGCGGCATCTGCGGTGACAACCACTGCACCTGCTCGTGCCTGAACCAGAACATGGCCTACTCGGTCAAGCCGCCGAAGCTCGGCGACTACGCCTTCAACCTGGCGGAGTCGGCGGACTTCATGTTCGACCACGCGATCTACAACGACTGCATGGCCAACGTGGACTACTCCGAGCAGATGGTCAAGGAGACCAACCCGGCGGTCCTGGCCAAGGCGGAGACGACGGCGGCGCCGCACGCCGACGTCCACGGCTACAAGACGATCGCCGACATCATGCGCGCGCTCAACGCGTTCACGGGGGACTTCTACCTGGAGACGCTCCAGGTCGCCCGCTACACGCGTGAGATGTACTGCCTGTTCGGCGGCCGGCACACGCACCCGTCGACGATCCTGCCTGGCGGCTGCAGCGCGAACATCACCCAGCAGACGTGCACGGAGTACTACGTGCGGTTGATGCGCTACATGGACTACTGCAAGCGCAGCATCCCGATGCACGACGACCTGTACGACTTCTTCTACGAGGCGCTGCCGGGCTACGAGCGCGTCGGCTACCGCGACACGGACATCATCTGCTGGGGCTGCTTCGACGACCCCGACTACGTCGACTACGACTACAAGACGATGACCGAGTGGGGCCGGCGGCGGTTCGTCACGCCCGGCCTGGTCTTCAAGGGCGAGCTGATCACGACCGACCTGGTGGAGATCAACCTCGCGATCCGGATCCTGCTCGGCTCGTCGTACTTCGACGACTGGGGCGCGGAGGAGACGTTCGTGACGAAGGATCCCCTCGGCAACCCGGTGGACAAGCGCCACCCGTGGAACAAGGTCACGCTGCCCAAGCCGCAGGCGCGCGACTGGGCCGACAAGTACTCGTGGGTGGCGTCGCCGCGCATGTACGACGCGCGCAACGAGACCTACGTCGCCAGCGACACCGGCGGCGGGCCGTTCGCCCGCCAGTGGGTCACCGCCAAGGCGGGCCTCGTCGACCTCGGCTTCCTGAAGGCCACGGGCGAGTCCATCAAGATGGTCCTGCCCAAGACGGGGTTCATGCCCGAGATGGAGCTCGAGTGGAAGATCCCGCCGTGGTCCAACGCGATCGAGCGCCAGCGGGCGCGCAGCTACCACCAGGCCTACTCGGCGCTCGTGGGCCTGCACTGCCTGGAGAAGGCGCAGGCCGAGATCCGGGCGGGGCGGACCAAGAGCTGGTCGGACTTCACCGTGCCCGACGAGACGATCAGCGTGGGCTTCCACGAGGCCGCGCGCGGCGTGCTGTCCCATCACATGGTCATCCGCGAGGGCAAGATCGCCAACTACCAGCCCTATCCGCCGACGCCGTGGAACGGCAACCCGCGCGACACCTACGGGACGCCGGGCCCCTACGAGGACGCGGTGCAGAACACGCCGATCTTCGAGGAGAACGGGCCCGACAACTTCAAGGGCGTCGACATCATGCGGGCGGTCCACAGCTTCGACCCGTGCCTGCCCTGCGGGGTCCACATGTACGGGAAGGGCAACGGCACGGTCCGCAAGGTGGTCCACACGCCGACCGGGATGTGCTGA
- a CDS encoding biotin transporter BioY, with protein sequence MNYAVARPSPGRLVIGDVLPGAKVRDVALVVAGAALTALLAQVAVHVPPSPVPVTGQTLAVGIVGATLGARRGAAALMLYFLAGLALPVYADGNSGWDVVWGPSGGYLVGFVVAAFVIGRMAERGTDRRVLTAFAAFVVAQVIVFAFGLVGLKLAVGQDWGWTIHNGFSIFIVGGLIKAAVGAAVLPSAWRLAPSRRQA encoded by the coding sequence ATGAACTACGCAGTGGCCCGGCCGAGCCCGGGCCGGCTCGTCATCGGGGACGTCCTCCCGGGCGCGAAGGTCCGCGACGTCGCGCTCGTCGTCGCCGGCGCCGCCCTCACCGCGCTGCTCGCGCAGGTCGCCGTGCACGTGCCGCCGTCGCCGGTGCCGGTCACCGGGCAGACGCTGGCCGTCGGCATCGTCGGCGCCACGCTCGGCGCGCGCCGTGGCGCGGCGGCGTTGATGCTGTACTTCCTGGCCGGGCTCGCCCTGCCGGTCTACGCCGACGGCAACTCCGGCTGGGACGTCGTCTGGGGGCCGAGCGGCGGCTATCTCGTCGGCTTCGTCGTCGCCGCGTTCGTCATCGGCCGGATGGCCGAGCGCGGCACCGACCGCCGCGTCCTGACCGCGTTCGCCGCGTTCGTCGTCGCCCAGGTCATCGTCTTCGCCTTCGGCCTCGTCGGGCTCAAGCTCGCCGTCGGCCAGGACTGGGGCTGGACGATCCACAACGGCTTCAGCATCTTCATCGTCGGCGGCCTCATCAAGGCCGCGGTCGGCGCGGCCGTGCTGCCGTCGGCCTGGCGGCTCGCGCCGTCCCGCCGCCAGGCATGA
- a CDS encoding DUF6084 family protein — MTVGAAQPVPDTAATDPVFSVLGVAPVANTLTPALRFDLHVSDPLGRPIHVLALTTAIRIDPARRAYDDATRARLVELFGAPERWAATTQALHWASVDVLVKGFTGATSFAVEVPYGYDLEVAATKYLYSLPDGVVPLTFLFTGLVLYAGEHDRLQVAQVPWSAMARWRMPLAAFRDALAAHHPGGGWVRLTTDTLDALAARKALRGDHSFDDTVRGLLG, encoded by the coding sequence GTGACCGTCGGCGCCGCGCAGCCGGTGCCCGACACGGCGGCGACCGACCCGGTGTTCTCGGTCCTCGGCGTCGCGCCGGTGGCCAACACGCTCACGCCCGCGCTGCGCTTCGACCTGCACGTCAGCGACCCGCTGGGCCGGCCGATCCACGTGCTGGCGCTGACGACCGCGATCCGGATCGACCCGGCGCGGCGCGCCTACGACGACGCGACGCGGGCGCGGCTCGTCGAGCTGTTCGGCGCGCCCGAGCGCTGGGCGGCGACGACGCAGGCGCTGCACTGGGCGTCGGTCGACGTGCTCGTCAAGGGCTTCACCGGCGCCACCTCGTTCGCGGTCGAGGTGCCCTACGGCTACGACCTGGAGGTCGCGGCGACCAAGTACCTGTACTCGCTGCCCGACGGCGTCGTGCCGCTCACGTTCCTGTTCACCGGCCTGGTGCTCTACGCGGGCGAGCACGATCGCCTCCAGGTCGCCCAGGTCCCGTGGAGCGCGATGGCACGCTGGCGGATGCCGCTGGCCGCCTTCCGCGACGCGCTCGCCGCCCACCATCCCGGCGGCGGCTGGGTGCGGCTGACGACCGACACGCTCGACGCGCTCGCGGCGCGCAAGGCGCTGCGCGGCGACCACAGCTTCGACGACACCGTCCGGGGGCTGCTGGGATGA
- a CDS encoding TetR/AcrR family transcriptional regulator translates to MPTRPDRPALRARYDRRRAEVVVGAARVFAERGYDQTSVPQLAEELGIAAGSLYHYFGGKEQLLIAICDQLMDPLLGEARAVLADEDADAGDQLRALVRLWVGHVIAHRDHMLVFLQERHVIDHGDQWAEVRRGRKQFEQLVEGLLARIDAEGRARLGDARLTLSALLGMVNHTAQWYRPRGRLDADAIADGYVDLVLAG, encoded by the coding sequence ATGCCGACGCGGCCCGACCGCCCCGCGCTCCGCGCGCGCTACGACCGCCGCCGGGCCGAGGTCGTCGTGGGCGCCGCGCGCGTCTTCGCCGAGCGCGGCTACGACCAGACCAGCGTCCCGCAGCTCGCCGAGGAGCTCGGGATCGCCGCGGGCAGCCTGTACCACTACTTCGGCGGCAAGGAGCAGCTGCTGATCGCGATCTGCGACCAGCTGATGGACCCGCTGCTCGGCGAGGCGCGCGCGGTGCTGGCCGACGAGGACGCCGACGCCGGCGACCAGCTGCGCGCGCTCGTCCGGCTGTGGGTCGGCCACGTGATCGCCCACCGCGACCACATGCTGGTGTTCCTGCAGGAGCGCCACGTCATCGACCACGGCGACCAGTGGGCCGAGGTCCGGCGCGGCCGCAAGCAGTTCGAGCAGCTCGTCGAAGGGCTGCTGGCGCGGATCGACGCCGAGGGCCGCGCCCGCCTGGGCGACGCGCGGCTGACGCTCTCGGCGCTGCTCGGCATGGTCAACCACACCGCGCAGTGGTACCGGCCGCGCGGCCGCCTGGACGCCGACGCGATCGCCGACGGCTACGTCGACCTCGTGCTCGCGGGGTAG
- a CDS encoding hydrogenase maturation protease, whose translation MRVPEKQILVAGVGNAWLQDDAFGGECARRFEARGVPDGVTVMDFGTGGLDLAYEIMRGYDALVLLDASRQGGAPGTLYVLEPDMEELGKPIEDGDVINPHGMDPQTMLRFVGAIGGFSGRVVVIGCEPGEVDDVGLGLTPAVEGAVDRALALVSETLDELRRDAAYPAAG comes from the coding sequence ATGCGCGTGCCCGAGAAGCAGATCCTCGTCGCGGGCGTCGGCAACGCCTGGCTGCAGGACGACGCGTTCGGCGGCGAGTGCGCCCGGCGGTTCGAGGCGCGCGGCGTCCCGGACGGCGTGACCGTCATGGACTTCGGCACCGGCGGGTTGGACCTCGCCTACGAGATCATGCGCGGCTACGACGCGCTCGTGCTCCTCGACGCCAGCCGCCAGGGCGGCGCGCCTGGCACGTTGTACGTGTTGGAGCCCGACATGGAGGAGCTGGGCAAGCCGATCGAGGACGGCGACGTCATCAACCCGCACGGCATGGACCCGCAGACGATGCTGCGCTTCGTCGGCGCCATCGGCGGGTTCTCCGGCCGCGTCGTCGTCATCGGCTGCGAGCCCGGCGAGGTCGACGACGTCGGCCTCGGCCTGACGCCCGCGGTGGAGGGCGCCGTGGACCGCGCGCTCGCGCTGGTGTCCGAGACCCTCGACGAGCTGCGCCGCGACGCGGCCTATCCGGCGGCGGGCTGA
- a CDS encoding D-sedoheptulose-7-phosphate isomerase: protein MSARAAAPADRLGTLVAARTDAGGRFFGAEADRLARLCHRMAERFARGGRLVAFGADAADRSDVRHVAVEFVHPVIVGKRALPALGIEPGEVALLVAPDDIAIAFGAGAAVEGAVAAARARGCLTLAFAPVGADWELRPPTDDAFVAQELVETSYHVLWELVHVFFEHRGLLAGRDARGTHDAGASSFLYPFLAEQETDLDAVLADVRASIAAKADETAALRAQTVGDGRAALTAAAAALRMRLDAGGAVLALGNGGSATDAMDAVADLRAPPPARRWPARRALDLTADSAILTAIANDVGTEAIFARQVIAYGGPGDALLALSTSGGSANVIAALAEARRRGLATIAFVGYDGGRIAADGLADHVVVTRSEHIPRIQEAQATAWHVLRELIEEARP, encoded by the coding sequence GTGAGCGCACGCGCCGCCGCGCCGGCCGATCGCCTCGGCACGCTGGTGGCGGCGCGCACGGACGCCGGCGGGCGCTTCTTCGGCGCGGAGGCCGACCGGCTGGCGCGGCTCTGCCACCGGATGGCCGAGCGCTTCGCGCGCGGCGGGCGGCTGGTCGCGTTCGGCGCCGACGCTGCCGACCGCTCCGACGTCCGCCACGTCGCGGTCGAGTTCGTCCATCCGGTGATCGTCGGCAAGCGCGCGCTGCCCGCGCTGGGCATCGAGCCCGGCGAGGTCGCGCTCCTGGTGGCGCCCGACGACATCGCGATCGCCTTCGGCGCGGGCGCGGCGGTCGAGGGCGCGGTGGCCGCGGCGCGGGCGCGCGGCTGCTTGACGCTGGCCTTCGCGCCGGTCGGCGCCGACTGGGAGCTGCGGCCGCCGACCGACGACGCGTTCGTCGCCCAGGAGCTGGTCGAGACCAGCTACCACGTGCTGTGGGAGCTCGTCCACGTGTTCTTCGAGCACCGCGGCCTGCTCGCCGGCCGCGACGCGCGCGGCACCCACGACGCCGGCGCCTCGAGCTTCCTGTACCCCTTCCTCGCCGAGCAGGAGACCGACCTCGACGCGGTGCTCGCCGACGTGCGCGCCTCGATCGCCGCCAAGGCCGACGAGACCGCGGCGCTGCGCGCGCAGACCGTGGGCGACGGCCGCGCGGCGCTGACCGCGGCCGCCGCCGCGCTGCGCATGCGCCTGGACGCCGGCGGCGCGGTCCTCGCGCTGGGCAACGGCGGCTCGGCGACCGACGCGATGGACGCCGTGGCCGACCTGCGCGCGCCGCCGCCCGCCCGCCGCTGGCCTGCGCGGCGCGCGCTCGACCTCACCGCCGACAGCGCGATCCTCACCGCGATCGCCAACGACGTCGGGACCGAGGCGATCTTCGCCCGCCAGGTCATCGCCTACGGCGGCCCGGGCGACGCGCTCCTGGCGCTCTCGACCAGCGGCGGCTCCGCCAACGTGATCGCCGCGCTGGCCGAAGCCCGCCGGCGCGGGCTGGCGACGATCGCGTTCGTGGGCTACGACGGCGGGCGGATCGCCGCCGACGGGCTGGCCGACCACGTCGTCGTCACGCGCTCCGAGCACATCCCGCGCATCCAGGAGGCCCAGGCCACGGCGTGGCACGTCCTGCGGGAGCTGATCGAGGAGGCGCGCCCGTGA
- a CDS encoding DUF5947 family protein, whose protein sequence is MSAGGAQGLRRMAAWAAAPPPALATDRPAPSTAHCELCPIGIGERHRHLLHLTERRIVCVCETCWSLRSGDPEFRPPGTRTLWLEDFALPDEIWAAFQIPIGLAFLLRSSVSGGVVALYPSPAGATESELELVAWDALCARNPVLDRLEPDAEALIVDRTGAAPRYAIVGVDRCYELVGRVKAGWSGISGGPGVTAAVDAFFADLRAQAVVA, encoded by the coding sequence ATGAGCGCCGGCGGCGCCCAGGGGCTGCGGCGCATGGCCGCGTGGGCGGCGGCGCCGCCGCCCGCGCTCGCGACGGATCGGCCGGCGCCCAGCACCGCCCACTGCGAGCTGTGCCCGATCGGGATCGGCGAGCGCCACCGCCACCTCCTGCACCTGACCGAGCGCCGGATCGTCTGCGTCTGCGAGACGTGCTGGTCGCTGCGCTCCGGCGACCCGGAGTTCCGCCCGCCGGGCACGCGCACGCTGTGGCTCGAGGACTTCGCCCTGCCCGACGAGATCTGGGCGGCGTTCCAGATCCCGATCGGGCTCGCGTTCCTGCTGCGCAGCAGCGTCAGCGGCGGCGTCGTCGCGCTGTACCCGAGCCCCGCGGGCGCGACCGAGAGCGAGCTGGAGCTGGTGGCCTGGGACGCGCTGTGCGCGCGCAACCCGGTGCTCGACCGGCTCGAGCCCGACGCCGAGGCGCTGATCGTCGACCGCACGGGCGCGGCGCCGCGCTACGCGATCGTCGGCGTCGACCGCTGCTACGAGCTGGTCGGCCGCGTCAAGGCGGGGTGGTCGGGGATCTCCGGCGGCCCGGGCGTCACCGCGGCGGTCGACGCGTTCTTCGCCGACCTGCGCGCGCAGGCGGTGGTGGCGTGA
- the hypB gene encoding hydrogenase nickel incorporation protein HypB: MHRVKVRVAEDALDANATIAAANRADFDRAGVAVVNLMSAPGAGKTTVLERILGDGPTIGDGVRVGVLEGDVQGSLDADRLAHLHVPVVQLDTGSGFGGECHLDANMVRSALPLLPLDDLDLLIVENVGNLVCPAEFRIGEDARIMVSSVAEGDDKPLKYPLMFRTCELVVVNKVDLLEHVDFDLDRFFYHLQAVHPGVPHLEVSARTGQGIDALRAWLARLPDRVGAPA; this comes from the coding sequence ATGCACCGCGTGAAGGTCCGCGTCGCCGAGGACGCGCTGGACGCCAACGCGACGATCGCCGCCGCCAACCGGGCGGACTTCGACCGCGCCGGCGTGGCCGTCGTCAACCTCATGAGCGCGCCCGGCGCGGGCAAGACCACCGTGTTGGAGCGGATCCTGGGCGACGGCCCGACGATCGGCGACGGCGTGCGCGTCGGGGTCCTCGAAGGCGACGTGCAGGGCAGCCTGGACGCCGACCGCCTCGCGCACCTCCACGTGCCGGTCGTCCAGCTCGACACCGGCAGCGGCTTCGGCGGCGAGTGCCACCTGGACGCCAACATGGTGCGGTCGGCCCTGCCGCTGCTGCCGCTCGACGACCTCGACCTGCTGATCGTCGAGAACGTCGGCAACCTCGTCTGCCCGGCCGAGTTCCGGATCGGCGAGGACGCGCGCATCATGGTGTCCTCGGTCGCCGAGGGCGACGACAAGCCGCTCAAGTACCCCTTGATGTTCCGGACCTGCGAGCTGGTCGTCGTCAACAAGGTGGACCTGCTCGAGCACGTCGACTTCGACCTCGACCGGTTCTTCTACCACCTCCAGGCCGTGCATCCAGGCGTCCCGCACCTGGAGGTCAGCGCCCGCACGGGCCAGGGCATCGACGCGCTGCGCGCCTGGCTCGCGCGGCTCCCCGACCGCGTGGGCGCGCCGGCGTGA
- a CDS encoding NifU family protein produces MATVAEPTEAALVARVTELTEQAEALPDPHARQLADELAAAIVQLYGEGLERIVAALDAGGVAALAGDELVANLLLIHGLHPVPLETRVQAALDGVRPYLASHDGDVELLGLVDGIASLRLQGSCKGCGASRTTLELAIERALEEAAPDLRGLDVEGVAPAPPRREEDLGGDVEWVALDGAADLARGAIAAAAGLLVANVAGTLLAYHDACAACAAPLTDGVLLGGRLTCATCGATFDLPRAGRCVADGELQLRPVPLLRNGGPVRVALVR; encoded by the coding sequence GTGGCGACGGTCGCCGAACCCACCGAGGCGGCGCTCGTCGCGCGCGTCACGGAGCTGACCGAGCAGGCCGAGGCGCTGCCCGACCCGCACGCGCGCCAGCTCGCCGACGAGCTGGCCGCCGCGATCGTCCAGCTCTACGGCGAGGGCCTGGAGCGGATCGTCGCGGCGCTGGACGCCGGCGGCGTCGCCGCGCTGGCCGGCGACGAGCTCGTCGCCAACCTCCTGCTGATCCACGGCCTGCATCCGGTGCCGCTGGAGACGCGGGTGCAGGCGGCGCTGGACGGCGTGCGCCCGTACCTGGCGTCTCACGACGGCGACGTCGAGCTGCTGGGCCTGGTCGACGGGATCGCGTCGCTGCGCCTGCAGGGCTCGTGCAAGGGCTGCGGCGCGTCGCGGACCACGCTGGAGCTGGCGATCGAGCGCGCGCTGGAGGAGGCGGCGCCGGACCTGCGCGGCCTCGACGTCGAGGGCGTCGCGCCCGCGCCGCCCCGGCGCGAGGAGGACCTCGGCGGCGACGTCGAGTGGGTCGCGCTCGACGGCGCGGCGGACCTGGCCCGCGGCGCGATCGCGGCCGCCGCCGGGTTGTTGGTGGCCAACGTCGCCGGCACGCTGCTGGCCTACCACGACGCGTGCGCGGCCTGCGCCGCGCCGCTGACCGACGGCGTCCTGCTCGGCGGGCGCCTGACCTGCGCGACCTGCGGCGCGACGTTCGACCTGCCGCGCGCGGGGCGCTGTGTCGCGGACGGCGAGCTCCAGCTGCGGCCGGTGCCCCTGCTGCGCAACGGCGGCCCTGTCCGGGTGGCGCTGGTGCGATGA
- the hypA gene encoding hydrogenase maturation nickel metallochaperone HypA, giving the protein MHEFSIASAVVATAAKHAGGRRVTVVSLRLGALRQVVPDALAFAFAIVSRETVCDGARLTWESVPVRVRCAPCDRTSTLERLPLRCPRCGDGGVAVVAGEELEVESIEVEEEAACTA; this is encoded by the coding sequence ATGCACGAGTTCTCCATCGCCTCGGCGGTGGTGGCGACCGCCGCCAAGCACGCCGGCGGCCGGCGCGTGACCGTCGTCTCCCTGCGGCTCGGCGCGCTGCGCCAGGTCGTGCCCGACGCGCTGGCCTTCGCGTTCGCGATCGTGTCGCGCGAGACGGTCTGCGACGGCGCCCGCCTGACGTGGGAGAGCGTGCCGGTGCGCGTGCGCTGCGCGCCGTGCGACCGGACGTCGACGCTGGAGCGCCTGCCGCTGCGCTGCCCGCGCTGCGGCGACGGCGGCGTCGCGGTCGTCGCCGGCGAGGAGCTGGAGGTCGAGTCCATCGAGGTGGAGGAGGAAGCGGCATGCACCGCGTGA